A portion of the Pseudomonas koreensis genome contains these proteins:
- a CDS encoding phosphatase domain-containing protein, whose amino-acid sequence MSRVRFFSALCFSLVALLHGIAARAADATPLRPAEWAQPVEARFNLFRMSPTLYRSALPSRGAVPLLNHLHVVTVINFLPEADSDWLSDPAIKQVQLPYRTNHVDDSDVLKALRSIQSAEADGPVLMHCKHGSDRTGLMAAMYRVVVQGWSKEQALKEMTEGGFGDSQHFHDSVRYVMQADVDRLHEALINGECSTSAFAMCSMKNWFDSAHVQR is encoded by the coding sequence ATGTCTCGAGTGCGATTTTTCTCCGCTTTGTGTTTTTCGCTTGTCGCGCTGTTGCATGGCATTGCCGCCCGGGCGGCCGACGCAACACCACTTCGCCCGGCCGAGTGGGCGCAGCCGGTCGAAGCGCGATTCAACTTGTTCCGCATGTCGCCGACCCTGTATCGCAGCGCCTTGCCCAGCCGTGGCGCGGTGCCGCTGCTGAATCATCTGCACGTCGTCACCGTGATCAATTTCCTCCCGGAAGCCGACAGCGACTGGCTGTCTGACCCCGCGATCAAGCAGGTGCAGTTGCCGTATCGCACCAATCACGTCGATGACAGCGATGTGCTCAAGGCCCTGCGCTCGATTCAGTCCGCCGAGGCTGACGGCCCGGTGCTGATGCACTGCAAGCACGGCTCCGACCGCACCGGATTGATGGCGGCGATGTACCGGGTGGTGGTGCAAGGCTGGAGCAAAGAGCAGGCCCTGAAGGAAATGACCGAGGGCGGTTTTGGCGACAGCCAGCACTTTCACGACAGCGTGCGCTACGTGATGCAGGCCGACGTCGACCGGTTGCATGAAGCCTTGATCAATGGCGAATGCAGCACCAGTGCATTCGCCATGTGTTCCATGAAGAACTGGTTCGACTCGGCGCATGTCCAGCGCTGA
- a CDS encoding M3 family metallopeptidase, with the protein MPDTNPLLQHWQLPPWSAVRARHLMPAIDQIVADNQQIIENVIATQVDHPNWDDLVIAIDEAGARLDETIAVIEFLTVIHSEDPDWIQQSALSSVVAEQFLAAKRRNPALLQTYQRLASSSIAGSFSDARKASLAKTLRGFHMAGAGLPNAQSEKLAQLNTEIDLMEKLFMSNLKTASAAWSKHIVDVTLLAGLRPDVQEHLAANARQAGLPGWRLTLEQNTYQQIMTHAQNRALREECYRAYCTRASDQGADAGQFDNEPVLMVLLFLRHEKARTLGFDNFAQLRLHDRMATDTSQVSAFLRRQIALNAAALAEETEELRTFARTQGIEQLEPWDQDFLAEQLRRQHADGALDDLRQYFPLNTALRSLLRFSEHLLGIRISEQAQRDPFDDQVRLFEVSEHGQPIGYVYIDLFHREAGNDFAWSGVLRNRRVNAEGRRTLPIASLHSNFTAAVAGQENLLSHQDLRVLLHEFGHCLHHVLSRSPHYNLSGISQLSRDAAEFIGQLFEQWAHSAEFLRWMAIHHKTAERLSENRINAALSALDAQRSRETAILLMSALFDLELHRCHGDGRSIQQVFNDVQREFAHLPIPDYCRFANSFDFLATGYEASVYAYKWSGVMASEAFKRFEREGVFNAQTGRDLREILFSGDMQSLPAALQAFLGQPIDPQLFAAPPG; encoded by the coding sequence ATGCCTGACACCAATCCGCTTTTACAACACTGGCAATTGCCGCCCTGGTCAGCGGTGCGCGCCCGGCATCTGATGCCGGCGATCGACCAGATTGTTGCTGACAACCAACAGATTATCGAAAACGTCATCGCCACTCAGGTCGATCATCCCAACTGGGACGATCTGGTCATCGCCATCGATGAGGCGGGCGCGCGCCTGGATGAAACCATCGCGGTCATCGAGTTCCTGACAGTAATTCATTCCGAGGATCCCGACTGGATACAGCAGAGCGCCTTGAGCAGCGTAGTCGCAGAGCAATTTTTGGCCGCAAAGCGCAGAAATCCGGCGTTGCTACAGACCTATCAGCGCCTGGCAAGCAGTTCGATAGCGGGCAGTTTCAGTGATGCACGCAAAGCCTCATTGGCGAAAACCCTGCGCGGATTCCACATGGCGGGAGCCGGGTTGCCCAACGCTCAAAGCGAAAAGCTGGCGCAATTGAACACAGAGATCGACCTCATGGAGAAACTGTTCATGAGCAATCTCAAAACTGCCAGCGCCGCCTGGAGCAAGCACATTGTCGACGTTACGTTGCTGGCGGGGCTGAGGCCCGACGTGCAGGAGCATCTGGCTGCCAATGCAAGACAGGCGGGACTCCCTGGCTGGCGACTGACACTGGAACAAAACACCTACCAGCAGATCATGACCCATGCGCAGAATCGCGCGCTGCGCGAGGAATGTTACCGAGCGTATTGCACACGTGCCTCGGATCAGGGGGCTGATGCCGGACAGTTCGACAATGAGCCGGTACTGATGGTGTTGCTGTTCTTGCGTCACGAAAAAGCCCGGACGCTGGGCTTCGACAATTTCGCCCAATTGCGCTTGCACGATCGTATGGCTACAGACACCTCGCAGGTCAGTGCATTCCTGCGTCGGCAAATAGCCCTCAACGCAGCGGCGCTGGCCGAGGAAACCGAGGAACTGCGGACTTTTGCCCGCACGCAGGGTATCGAGCAGCTCGAGCCATGGGATCAGGATTTTCTGGCGGAACAACTTCGTCGACAACACGCGGACGGCGCGCTGGATGACCTGCGCCAGTATTTCCCGTTGAACACTGCGTTGCGCAGCCTCTTGCGCTTCAGCGAGCATCTGCTCGGGATCAGAATCAGCGAACAAGCGCAGCGCGACCCCTTCGACGACCAGGTCCGACTGTTCGAAGTCAGCGAGCATGGTCAACCGATCGGCTACGTGTATATCGACCTGTTCCACCGCGAAGCTGGCAATGACTTTGCGTGGTCGGGTGTGTTGCGCAACCGTCGGGTCAATGCCGAAGGCCGGCGAACATTGCCGATTGCCTCGCTTCACAGCAACTTTACCGCCGCAGTCGCCGGCCAGGAAAACCTGCTTTCACACCAGGATCTGCGCGTACTGCTGCATGAGTTCGGACACTGCCTGCATCACGTCCTGAGCCGTTCGCCGCATTACAACCTGTCCGGCATCTCGCAGTTGAGCCGCGACGCTGCCGAATTTATCGGGCAGTTGTTTGAACAATGGGCGCACTCAGCCGAGTTTCTACGCTGGATGGCCATCCATCACAAAACCGCCGAGCGGCTGTCCGAAAACCGGATAAACGCAGCGTTGTCCGCCCTTGATGCACAACGAAGCCGGGAAACGGCCATCTTGTTGATGAGCGCGCTATTCGATTTAGAGCTACATCGCTGTCACGGTGACGGTCGCAGCATTCAGCAGGTGTTCAATGATGTGCAGCGCGAGTTTGCCCACCTGCCGATACCCGACTACTGCCGGTTCGCCAACAGTTTCGATTTTCTGGCGACCGGGTATGAGGCTTCGGTGTATGCCTATAAATGGTCCGGCGTGATGGCCAGCGAGGCGTTCAAACGCTTCGAGCGCGAGGGTGTGTTCAATGCGCAAACGGGCCGGGATCTGCGCGAGATACTGTTTTCGGGTGACATGCAGTCACTGCCCGCGGCGCTGCAAGCCTTCCTCGGTCAGCCGATCGACCCTCAGCTTTTTGCCGCGCCGCCGGGTTGA
- a CDS encoding YheV family putative zinc ribbon protein, protein MSDGPVITKKRFIAGAVCPACSEPDKLMMWNEDGVPHRECVACGYSDTLNEQGLSVPKELGTRVNTSALKPAADKKVQAVQFFPNPKLKKKPDEQQ, encoded by the coding sequence ATGAGCGACGGCCCTGTGATCACCAAGAAACGCTTTATCGCCGGGGCGGTCTGCCCGGCGTGCAGCGAGCCGGACAAGTTGATGATGTGGAACGAGGACGGCGTGCCGCACCGCGAATGCGTGGCCTGCGGTTATTCCGACACCCTCAACGAGCAGGGCCTGTCGGTGCCCAAGGAGCTGGGCACACGGGTCAATACCAGCGCGCTGAAGCCTGCCGCCGATAAAAAGGTCCAGGCCGTGCAGTTCTTCCCGAACCCGAAGCTGAAGAAAAAGCCTGACGAACAACAGTGA
- the prlC gene encoding oligopeptidase A produces MSVNNPLLQSYDLPPFSTIRAEHVLPAIETILADNRAAIAEILKTQGKNPTWAGLVLAMDELNDRLGAAWSPVSHLNAVCNSAELREAYESCLPALSAYSTEMGQNRELFQAYEALANSQEAASFDVAQKTILEHALRDFRLSGIDLPEAEQKRYAEVQSKLSELGSRFSNQLLDATQAWTKHITDEAALAGLTDSAKAQMAAAAQAKGLDGWLITLEFPSYYAVMTYAQDRALREEVYAAYCTRASDQGPNAGQNDNGPVMEEILDLRQELARLLGFGSFAELSLATKMAESSDQVLSFLRDLAQRSKPFAAQDLQQLRAYAAEQGCADLQSWDSGFYGEKLREQRYSVAQETLRAYFPIDKVLSGLFAIVQRLYGIEIAEQKGFDTWHPDVRLFEIKENGQHVGRFFFDLYARANKRGGAWMDGARDRRRTVDGVLQSPVANLVCNFTPADSGKPALLTHDEVTTLFHEFGHGLHHLLTRVEHAGVSGINGVAWDAVELPSQFMENWCWEPEGLALISGHYETGEPLPQDLLEKMLAAKNFQSGLMMVRQLEFSLFDFELHATHGDGRSVAQVLEGVRDEVSVMRPPAYNRFPNSFAHIFAGGYAAGYYSYKWAEVLSADAFSKFEEDGVLNADTGRAFREAILARGGSQAPMVLFVDFRGREPSIDALLRHSGLSEDAAA; encoded by the coding sequence GTGAGCGTGAACAACCCTCTTTTGCAGTCCTATGACCTGCCACCGTTCTCCACGATCCGTGCCGAACACGTCCTGCCCGCCATCGAAACCATCCTCGCGGACAACCGCGCCGCCATCGCCGAGATCCTCAAGACCCAGGGCAAGAACCCGACCTGGGCCGGTCTGGTGCTGGCGATGGACGAACTCAACGATCGCCTCGGTGCGGCGTGGAGCCCGGTCAGCCATCTGAACGCCGTGTGCAACAGCGCCGAACTGCGTGAAGCCTACGAGTCGTGCCTGCCGGCCCTGAGCGCCTACTCCACCGAAATGGGCCAGAACCGCGAACTGTTCCAGGCCTATGAAGCGTTGGCCAACAGTCAAGAAGCTGCCAGTTTCGACGTCGCGCAAAAAACCATTCTGGAACACGCCCTGCGCGATTTCCGCCTGTCGGGTATCGACCTGCCGGAAGCCGAGCAGAAACGTTACGCCGAAGTGCAGAGCAAGCTGTCCGAGCTCGGCAGCCGCTTCTCCAACCAATTGCTCGACGCCACTCAGGCGTGGACCAAACACATTACCGATGAAGCCGCCCTCGCCGGCCTGACCGATTCGGCCAAGGCGCAAATGGCTGCTGCCGCCCAAGCCAAAGGCCTCGATGGCTGGCTGATCACTCTGGAATTCCCCAGCTACTACGCCGTGATGACCTATGCGCAGGACCGCGCACTGCGCGAAGAAGTCTACGCCGCCTACTGCACCCGCGCCTCGGACCAGGGCCCGAATGCAGGGCAGAACGACAACGGCCCGGTGATGGAAGAGATCCTCGACCTGCGCCAGGAATTGGCCCGACTACTGGGCTTCGGCAGTTTCGCCGAGCTGAGCCTGGCGACAAAAATGGCCGAATCCAGCGATCAGGTGCTGAGCTTCCTGCGTGATCTGGCCCAGCGCAGCAAGCCGTTCGCCGCCCAGGATCTGCAACAGTTGCGTGCATACGCCGCCGAACAGGGCTGCGCCGATCTGCAAAGCTGGGACAGTGGCTTCTACGGCGAAAAACTCCGCGAGCAACGTTACAGCGTCGCTCAGGAAACCCTGCGTGCCTACTTCCCGATCGATAAAGTCCTGAGCGGCCTGTTCGCTATCGTCCAGCGTTTGTACGGTATCGAGATCGCCGAGCAGAAAGGCTTCGACACTTGGCACCCCGACGTGCGGCTGTTCGAAATCAAGGAAAACGGCCAGCACGTCGGCCGCTTCTTCTTCGACCTGTATGCCCGCGCCAACAAGCGTGGCGGCGCGTGGATGGATGGCGCCCGCGACCGTCGCCGCACCGTCGACGGTGTGCTGCAAAGCCCGGTGGCCAATCTGGTGTGCAACTTCACCCCGGCCGACAGCGGCAAACCGGCGCTGCTGACCCACGATGAAGTCACCACCCTGTTCCACGAATTCGGCCATGGCCTGCATCACTTGCTGACCCGCGTCGAGCACGCTGGCGTGTCCGGTATCAACGGCGTGGCATGGGATGCAGTCGAGTTGCCAAGCCAGTTCATGGAAAACTGGTGCTGGGAGCCGGAAGGCCTGGCGCTGATCTCCGGCCACTACGAGACTGGCGAGCCACTGCCGCAGGATCTGCTGGAAAAAATGCTCGCGGCGAAGAACTTCCAGTCCGGTCTGATGATGGTGCGGCAGCTGGAGTTCTCGCTGTTCGACTTCGAACTGCACGCCACCCACGGCGATGGCCGCAGCGTGGCGCAAGTGCTGGAGGGCGTGCGTGACGAAGTGTCGGTGATGCGTCCACCGGCTTACAACCGCTTCCCCAACAGCTTCGCGCACATCTTCGCCGGTGGTTACGCGGCCGGTTACTACAGCTACAAGTGGGCCGAAGTGTTGTCCGCCGATGCTTTCTCCAAGTTTGAAGAGGACGGCGTGCTCAACGCTGACACCGGTCGGGCGTTCCGCGAAGCGATTCTGGCGCGCGGCGGCTCGCAGGCACCGATGGTGCTGTTCGTCGACTTCCGTGGCCGTGAACCGTCGATCGACGCGCTGTTGCGCCACAGCGGTCTGAGTGAGGACGCGGCAGCATGA
- a CDS encoding gamma carbonic anhydrase family protein, translated as MSLRNYQNHTPRLSKGAFVDGSAVVIGDVEIGEDSSVWPLTVIRGDMHRIRIGTRTSVQDGCVLHITHAGPFNPDGFPLLIGDDVTIAHKVMLHGCTVGSRVLIGMGSIVMDGAVIEDDVIIGAGSLVPPGKRLQSGFLYVGSPVKQVRALTDKENAFFTYSAANYVKLKDLHLAEGYDQL; from the coding sequence GTGTCCCTTCGCAACTATCAGAATCACACCCCCCGTTTGAGCAAAGGCGCATTCGTCGATGGTTCGGCGGTGGTGATCGGCGACGTTGAAATCGGCGAAGACAGCTCGGTCTGGCCGCTGACGGTGATCCGTGGCGACATGCACCGCATCCGCATCGGTACACGCACCAGCGTGCAGGACGGCTGCGTGTTGCACATCACCCACGCCGGCCCGTTCAACCCGGACGGTTTTCCCTTGCTGATCGGCGATGACGTGACCATCGCCCACAAGGTCATGCTGCATGGCTGCACCGTCGGCAGCCGCGTGTTGATCGGCATGGGCAGTATCGTCATGGACGGCGCCGTGATCGAAGACGATGTGATTATCGGCGCCGGCAGCCTGGTGCCACCAGGCAAGCGCCTGCAAAGCGGCTTCCTCTATGTCGGTAGTCCGGTGAAACAGGTGCGAGCGTTGACCGACAAGGAAAATGCCTTCTTCACTTACAGCGCGGCGAACTACGTCAAGCTCAAGGACCTGCATCTGGCCGAAGGCTACGACCAGCTCTGA
- a CDS encoding HAD family hydrolase, with product MHYQTVLFDLDGTLTDPREGITRSIQFALAKLGIDEPDLSKLEHFIGPPLLQAFMQFYDFEEAKAWEAVNFYRERFKVTGLYENRVFDGVTPLLETLSGQGRQLYIATSKPWVFAREIARHFDFARHFKVIYGSELDGTRTDKVELIAHLLEEERLDPAQTLMIGDRKHDLIGARSNGIDAAAVGYGFGSFEELNAEAPAYHFETLDALHQAFLQR from the coding sequence ATGCATTACCAGACTGTACTGTTCGACCTCGATGGCACCCTGACCGACCCGCGTGAGGGCATCACTCGCTCAATTCAATTTGCGTTGGCCAAGCTTGGCATCGACGAACCGGACCTGAGCAAACTGGAACACTTCATCGGCCCTCCGCTGTTGCAAGCGTTCATGCAGTTCTACGATTTCGAGGAGGCCAAGGCCTGGGAAGCGGTGAATTTCTACCGCGAGCGCTTCAAGGTCACCGGACTTTACGAAAATCGAGTGTTCGACGGGGTGACGCCGCTACTGGAAACCTTGAGCGGGCAGGGACGGCAGTTGTACATCGCGACGTCCAAGCCGTGGGTGTTCGCCCGCGAAATCGCCCGGCATTTTGATTTTGCCCGGCATTTCAAAGTGATCTACGGCAGCGAGCTGGACGGCACGCGGACCGACAAGGTTGAGCTGATTGCGCATCTGCTCGAGGAAGAACGCCTGGATCCGGCGCAGACCCTGATGATCGGTGATCGCAAGCATGACCTGATCGGTGCGCGCAGCAATGGCATCGATGCGGCGGCGGTGGGCTATGGGTTTGGCAGTTTCGAGGAGTTGAATGCCGAGGCGCCGGCTTATCACTTTGAAACTCTGGATGCGTTGCATCAGGCGTTTTTGCAGCGCTGA
- a CDS encoding aminopeptidase, with amino-acid sequence MIRPFSSLGLLDRVFPILFPGVLFLLLNGCASVSYYSQLASGQLQLLRAREPVEKVIADPSRDARLRAHLAQSQQARTFASEHLHLPDNRSYRLYADIGRPFVVWNVFATAEFSLTPQNHCFPIAGCVAYRGYYSQSAARGEAAIQRLQGMDVSIGGVEAYSTLGWFNDPILNSMMGWGDERLATLIFHELAHQRFYVKDDTEFNESFATFVEQEGTRQWRAFRGLPAESDARLKQRDQFIGLVLDTRSRLEKLYAQPLSAEQMRARKAAEFERLRRDYRVMRDSQWAGDKRYDAWVNAPLNNARLLPFGLYDQWVPAFAALFRQVGGDWLRFYAEVERLGKLPVDERKAALKTLARF; translated from the coding sequence TTGATCAGGCCGTTTTCCAGCCTTGGGTTACTTGATCGCGTTTTTCCGATTTTGTTTCCGGGTGTGTTGTTTTTGTTGCTCAACGGTTGCGCCAGCGTCAGCTACTACAGCCAGCTCGCCAGCGGACAATTGCAATTGCTGCGCGCGCGGGAGCCGGTGGAGAAAGTCATTGCCGACCCGAGCCGCGACGCCAGATTGCGCGCGCACCTGGCCCAATCACAACAGGCCCGCACGTTCGCCAGTGAGCATCTGCACCTGCCGGACAACCGAAGCTATCGCCTGTACGCCGACATCGGCCGCCCGTTCGTGGTGTGGAACGTCTTCGCCACCGCAGAGTTTTCTCTCACGCCGCAAAATCACTGTTTCCCGATTGCCGGCTGCGTGGCCTATCGCGGCTACTACAGCCAGAGCGCCGCCCGTGGCGAAGCGGCGATTCAGCGCCTGCAGGGCATGGACGTGTCGATCGGCGGGGTCGAGGCGTACTCGACGCTTGGCTGGTTCAATGACCCGATCCTCAACTCGATGATGGGCTGGGGCGATGAGCGTCTGGCCACACTGATTTTTCATGAACTGGCGCACCAGCGCTTCTATGTGAAGGACGACACCGAGTTCAACGAGTCATTCGCCACGTTTGTCGAGCAGGAAGGCACGCGGCAATGGCGCGCCTTTCGCGGCTTGCCGGCGGAATCCGATGCCAGGCTCAAGCAGCGTGACCAGTTCATCGGCCTGGTGCTCGACACCCGCTCACGGTTGGAGAAGCTCTATGCGCAACCGCTGTCCGCCGAGCAGATGCGCGCGCGCAAAGCGGCCGAGTTCGAGCGCTTGCGCCGGGACTATCGGGTAATGCGCGACAGCCAGTGGGCCGGGGACAAACGCTATGACGCCTGGGTCAATGCGCCGCTGAACAATGCGCGATTGTTACCGTTCGGGCTGTATGACCAGTGGGTGCCGGCGTTTGCTGCGCTGTTCAGGCAGGTGGGTGGGGATTGGTTGAGGTTTTATGCCGAGGTTGAGCGGTTGGGGAAGTTGCCGGTTGATGAGCGCAAGGCGGCGCTGAAAACGTTGGCCAGGTTCTAA
- a CDS encoding DUF1161 domain-containing protein: protein MKRIGLAILCSALATSAFAAPKDCEELRKEIEIKIQAKAIPSYTLEIITAEEAKQHDSAMIVGSCEYGTKRIIYQRNDS from the coding sequence ATGAAACGTATTGGCTTGGCGATCCTTTGCAGTGCACTGGCCACGTCCGCTTTCGCAGCCCCCAAGGACTGTGAAGAGCTCAGAAAGGAAATCGAGATCAAGATTCAGGCGAAAGCAATTCCTTCCTACACCCTGGAAATCATTACGGCGGAAGAGGCGAAGCAGCACGACTCAGCCATGATCGTCGGTTCTTGCGAGTACGGCACCAAGCGAATCATCTACCAGAGAAACGACAGCTGA
- a CDS encoding OsmC family protein encodes MAIVKKASAHWEGDLKTGLGSISTETGVLREAPYGFKARFEGGKGTNPEELIGAAHAGCFSMAFSMILGDAGLKADSIDTNAEVTLDQVEGGFAITAVKLILKAKIPGATQQQFEELSNKAKEGCPVSKVLNAKITLEASLVS; translated from the coding sequence ATGGCTATCGTGAAAAAGGCATCGGCGCATTGGGAAGGCGACCTGAAAACCGGTCTCGGCTCGATCTCCACCGAAACCGGCGTACTCCGGGAAGCGCCGTACGGCTTCAAGGCACGCTTTGAAGGCGGCAAGGGCACCAACCCGGAAGAACTGATCGGCGCGGCCCACGCCGGCTGCTTCTCCATGGCGTTTTCGATGATTCTCGGCGATGCCGGCCTGAAGGCAGACAGCATCGACACCAACGCCGAAGTCACCCTCGATCAGGTTGAGGGCGGCTTCGCGATCACCGCAGTGAAGCTGATTCTCAAGGCGAAAATCCCGGGCGCGACTCAGCAGCAGTTTGAAGAGCTGAGCAACAAGGCCAAGGAAGGTTGCCCGGTTTCCAAGGTCCTGAATGCGAAGATCACCCTCGAGGCTTCGCTGGTCAGCTGA
- a CDS encoding LLM class flavin-dependent oxidoreductase: protein MKKLSDVKFSTLDLVPVRENGSAAQSLRNSLDLAQHAEKFGYTRFWVAEHHNMDGIASSATSVLLGYLAGGTSTIRVGSGGVMLPNHAPLVIAEQFGTLESLYPGRIDLGLGRAPGSDQMTARALRRERSGSADDFPEDVAELMRYLGPRTPEQRVIAMPGTGTNVPVWLLGSSLFSAQLAGERGLPYAFASHFAPRFMHEAIRIYRNHFKPSAVLDKPYVMLGVPLVAADTDEQADYLATSVYQRILALMRGQSLVQRPPVKTMDGLWLPHEREAVGDFLGLAMVGGPQKIRAKLEVLIEQTQADELIFTSDLYEHADRIHSYELLAQVMKG from the coding sequence ATGAAAAAACTGTCCGACGTTAAATTTTCCACCCTCGACCTGGTGCCGGTGCGCGAAAACGGCAGCGCGGCGCAATCGCTGCGCAACTCGCTGGACCTGGCGCAACATGCCGAGAAATTCGGCTACACACGCTTTTGGGTTGCCGAACACCACAACATGGACGGCATCGCCAGTTCCGCCACCTCGGTCTTGCTCGGCTATCTGGCCGGTGGCACTTCGACGATCCGTGTGGGTTCCGGCGGGGTGATGCTGCCTAACCATGCGCCGCTGGTGATTGCCGAGCAGTTCGGCACCCTTGAGAGCCTGTACCCGGGACGGATCGACCTGGGACTGGGCCGTGCGCCGGGCTCCGACCAGATGACCGCCCGCGCCTTGCGCCGCGAACGCTCCGGCAGCGCTGATGACTTCCCTGAAGATGTCGCCGAACTGATGCGCTATCTCGGCCCGCGCACCCCGGAACAACGGGTGATCGCCATGCCCGGCACCGGCACCAATGTGCCTGTCTGGCTGCTCGGTTCGAGTCTGTTCAGTGCACAGCTGGCAGGTGAGCGGGGCTTGCCTTATGCCTTCGCCTCGCACTTCGCGCCGCGCTTCATGCACGAGGCGATTCGCATCTACCGCAATCACTTCAAGCCGTCGGCGGTGCTCGACAAGCCCTACGTGATGCTCGGCGTGCCGCTGGTGGCCGCTGATACCGATGAGCAAGCCGATTATCTGGCCACGTCGGTGTACCAGCGCATTCTTGCCCTGATGCGTGGGCAGAGTCTGGTGCAGCGTCCGCCGGTGAAAACCATGGACGGCCTGTGGCTGCCCCATGAGCGTGAAGCGGTGGGCGATTTCCTTGGTCTTGCCATGGTCGGCGGCCCACAGAAGATCCGCGCCAAGCTTGAAGTGCTGATCGAGCAAACCCAGGCGGACGAGCTGATTTTCACCAGTGATTTGTATGAGCACGCCGATCGCATCCATTCCTACGAACTGCTTGCGCAAGTCATGAAGGGATAA
- a CDS encoding DUF1161 domain-containing protein — protein MKKFMLAVGLLSLAGGAFAAGKPCEELKSEIAAKLDAKGVSGYSLEVVDKGAAADGEVVGTCEGGSKEIVYKRG, from the coding sequence ATGAAGAAGTTCATGTTGGCAGTAGGTTTGTTGAGCCTTGCGGGTGGTGCGTTTGCAGCCGGCAAGCCCTGTGAAGAGCTGAAAAGTGAAATCGCAGCGAAGCTCGACGCCAAAGGCGTTTCCGGTTATTCGCTGGAAGTTGTCGACAAGGGTGCGGCGGCTGATGGCGAAGTAGTAGGCACCTGCGAAGGTGGCAGCAAGGAAATCGTCTACAAGCGCGGTTGA
- a CDS encoding dodecin, whose protein sequence is MSDHHTYKKVELVGSSTTSIEDAINNALAEANKTLRNLEWFEVTETRGHIENGQVAHFQVTLKVGFKIVAS, encoded by the coding sequence ATGAGTGACCATCACACGTACAAGAAAGTCGAGCTGGTCGGTTCGTCCACCACCAGCATTGAAGACGCAATCAACAATGCGCTGGCCGAAGCCAACAAAACCCTGCGCAATCTGGAATGGTTCGAAGTGACCGAAACCCGTGGCCACATCGAAAACGGCCAGGTGGCGCATTTTCAGGTAACGCTGAAGGTGGGCTTCAAGATTGTCGCCAGTTGA
- a CDS encoding DUF883 family protein, giving the protein MANTSLRKASLQSMEAEIESLLKSLESLKDDASDESRKTLKALKSNAESALKHSRHLLSDAYEEVKVKTRETGIATRDYAQEHPWTTAGVAVGAIGLLAAYFLFKRGE; this is encoded by the coding sequence ATGGCCAACACCTCTTTACGTAAAGCCTCGTTGCAAAGCATGGAAGCCGAGATCGAGAGTCTGCTCAAATCGTTGGAAAGCTTGAAAGACGATGCTTCGGACGAGTCGCGCAAGACCCTCAAGGCGCTGAAAAGCAATGCCGAAAGTGCACTGAAACATTCCCGTCATCTGCTCAGCGACGCGTACGAAGAAGTCAAAGTGAAAACCCGCGAGACCGGCATTGCCACTCGTGACTACGCGCAGGAACACCCATGGACCACAGCCGGCGTGGCTGTTGGTGCAATTGGTCTGCTCGCTGCCTACTTTTTGTTCAAACGCGGCGAGTGA